In the Euphorbia lathyris chromosome 5, ddEupLath1.1, whole genome shotgun sequence genome, one interval contains:
- the LOC136231136 gene encoding homeobox-leucine zipper protein HAT9-like, producing MGTTCLNDGLVLGLSLESSSANNTNQKPKLVKPCLNFEPSLSLGLSGEIYAAKKIISDVQTSSPHSHSGVSSFSSGRVVKRERDVSSEDINDVERFSSRVSDEDEDGSNTRKKLRLTKDQSALLEESFKQHSTLNPKQKQALARQLNLRPRQVEVWFQNRRARTKLKQTEVDCEFLKKCCETLTDENRRLQKEVQELKALKMSQPFYMQMQMPAATLTMCPSCERIGGSAAAAAASVNDASSKNNINPFSKSHHFYNPFTNPSAAC from the exons atgggAACTACTTGTCTTAATGATGGTCTTGTTCTTGGTTTAAGTCTAGAATCTTCATCAGCCAACAACACTAATCAGAAGCCTAAACTTGTTAAGCCATGTCTGAATTTTGAGCCTTCACTGAGTTTGGGGCTTTCTGGGGAGATTTATGCTGCCAAGAAAATCATATCAGATGTGCAGACTTCTTCTCCGCATAGTCATAGCGGTGTTTCTTCTTTCTCAAGTGGTAGAGTTGTTAAGAGAGAAAGAGATGTTAGTAGTGAAGATATTAATGATGTTGAGAGATTTTCTTCAAGAGTTagtgatgaagatgaagatggttCTAATACTAGGAAGAAACTTCGTCTTACTAAAGATCAATCTGCTCTTTTGGAGGAGAGTTTTAAGCAACACAGCACTCTTAATCCT AAGCAAAAGCAAGCTTTGGCTAGGCAGTTGAATCTACGCCCCAGACAAGTTGAAGTTTGGTTCCAAAACAGGAGAGCCAG GACAAAGCTGAAGCAAACAGAAGTAGACTGTGAATTTTTGAAGAAGTGCTGTGAAACAttaacagatgaaaatagaAGATTACAAAAAGAAGTGCAAGAATTAAAAGCATTAAAAATGTCACAACCATTTTACATGCAAATGCAAATGCCAGCAGCAACTCTTACTATGTGCCCTTCATGTGAAAGAATTGGTGgttctgctgctgctgctgctgcttctGTTAATGATGCTTCttccaaaaataatattaatcctttttcaaagtcTCATCACTTTTATAATCCCTTCACCAATCCTTCTGCAGCCTGTTAA